In Sphingobacterium sp. PCS056, the following proteins share a genomic window:
- a CDS encoding DUF4177 domain-containing protein, giving the protein MRRFEYKTIKIEPKGFWGTKLDEAKIDEILNELGSQGWELVSMQDLEFGGNSWSFHYTFKREL; this is encoded by the coding sequence ATGAGAAGATTTGAATATAAAACTATTAAGATTGAACCCAAAGGTTTTTGGGGGACAAAACTTGACGAAGCTAAAATCGATGAAATACTGAACGAGCTAGGTAGCCAGGGCTGGGAACTGGTATCCATGCAAGATTTGGAATTTGGAGGAAATTCTTGGTCATTTCACTACACATTCAAAAGAGAACTTTAA
- a CDS encoding OB-fold-containig protein: MSELFNLLFNPVSNGIMTVLTGISLLYWLIMSFAGDGLHLFDGDVDLDGHIDATADVTDVDSSQDLHHHSDTQTHTEPSFFAKAMDFINVGKVPIMIIVTLFKFIGWIITIISSIFLNTATWGLKSIFILIPIFFITFICMHFFTKPLVKLFNNIGYHGEEPIDFLGRMGKMKATIEGKKLGSAEFLIERDPIRLYVESLNGEKIEYGDDVIIVDESKDKKIYYVTKEITIHNI, translated from the coding sequence ATGAGCGAATTATTTAACCTACTTTTCAATCCAGTATCCAACGGCATTATGACTGTACTGACAGGAATTTCGCTATTATATTGGTTAATTATGTCTTTTGCAGGTGATGGATTACACCTCTTTGATGGTGACGTTGATCTTGATGGTCATATAGACGCAACTGCTGATGTCACAGATGTGGACAGTTCTCAAGATTTACATCATCATTCAGATACACAGACGCATACAGAACCATCTTTTTTCGCAAAAGCAATGGATTTCATTAATGTTGGCAAAGTTCCTATTATGATCATCGTTACACTTTTCAAATTTATTGGATGGATCATTACGATCATTTCTTCCATATTTTTAAATACTGCCACATGGGGTCTGAAATCAATTTTCATTCTAATACCCATATTCTTCATCACATTTATATGCATGCATTTTTTTACCAAACCATTAGTAAAACTATTTAATAACATTGGCTATCATGGGGAAGAACCAATTGATTTTCTTGGAAGAATGGGAAAAATGAAAGCAACAATAGAAGGTAAAAAACTGGGGTCAGCAGAATTTTTGATCGAAAGAGATCCTATTCGTCTTTATGTAGAAAGCTTAAATGGGGAAAAAATCGAATACGGAGATGACGTCATTATTGTTGATGAATCAAAAGACAAAAAAATATATTACGTAACAAAAGAAATAACCATTCACAATATTTAA
- a CDS encoding flotillin family protein produces MQLQTLLFIDGITGLILLIVGIIVLLIFAFFIVLSAFYKKIPQGKAIVRTGIGGTNVAFNKGMYVIPVFHKMEIMDISVKKIEISRMQHDGLICKDNIRADIKVAFFVRVNKSVDDVISVAQNLGCERASDPDTLKSIFESKFSEALKTVGKKFDFIELYEARREFRNEILNIIGTDLNGYILDDCAIDYLEQTELKFLSPDNILDSQGIRKITELTAAQNIHANLIRRDEEKVIKKQNVETREAILELDRQLAEKEEKQRREIDNIKAREDAEITKVREEERLKSETVRISTEEQLAIQEENKLRQIIIAEKNKLRTDAVETERVEKDRALEETERIRIVTLAQIDKERSIEIEKKNIQNVIKERVQLEKGVVEEQQGVKDIEVFREVERKKQAGVIAASQEAEERLISTVKAAEADKIASEQKAEQDVIFAESRRKVAEKKAQELLIDADAKKEASVKEAEGRKIIAEAQAKEDAALGLSEAEVMIAKAEATQIQGTAEASIIEKKAEANRKQGLMEAEVTREKAIAEATGIQEKAEAMKKLDGVGKDHEEFKLQLQKEKDIELAHIGIQKDIAASQASVLAEALKTAKIDIVGGETMFFENIVRQVSTSKGFDHLINNSKHATDIKNSLLGPDGKGDIAEKVRGLADKYGISSNDIKNLTISAALVQLQQAAKNADDSEDSNFITSLFGLAKNLGISNKKLI; encoded by the coding sequence ATGCAGTTACAAACTCTTTTATTTATAGATGGGATAACAGGTCTCATCCTCTTGATTGTAGGAATTATAGTATTATTAATTTTTGCATTTTTCATTGTATTAAGTGCTTTTTACAAAAAGATTCCACAAGGAAAAGCAATAGTAAGAACAGGTATCGGGGGTACCAATGTGGCTTTCAATAAAGGGATGTATGTTATCCCTGTTTTTCACAAAATGGAGATTATGGACATTTCTGTAAAGAAAATCGAAATATCCAGAATGCAACATGATGGTTTAATCTGTAAGGATAATATTCGTGCTGATATCAAAGTAGCATTTTTCGTTCGTGTCAACAAGTCTGTTGATGATGTGATCAGTGTTGCTCAAAATTTGGGATGTGAACGTGCAAGTGATCCCGATACCTTAAAGAGTATTTTTGAATCTAAATTTTCAGAAGCACTAAAGACTGTTGGAAAAAAATTCGACTTCATTGAACTATACGAAGCTCGTCGCGAATTTAGAAATGAAATATTAAACATTATAGGAACAGATTTAAACGGATACATTCTAGACGATTGTGCAATAGATTATCTAGAACAAACAGAACTAAAATTTTTAAGTCCTGATAATATTTTAGATTCACAAGGTATTCGTAAAATCACTGAACTTACTGCCGCACAAAATATTCACGCCAATCTTATACGCCGTGACGAAGAGAAAGTAATTAAAAAACAAAATGTTGAAACTCGTGAGGCAATACTTGAGCTAGATCGCCAATTGGCAGAAAAAGAAGAGAAACAACGTCGTGAAATCGATAACATTAAAGCTCGTGAAGATGCTGAAATAACAAAAGTTAGAGAAGAGGAACGTCTAAAATCAGAAACTGTTCGGATCTCTACTGAAGAGCAATTAGCTATTCAAGAAGAAAATAAGCTTCGCCAGATTATCATTGCAGAGAAAAATAAACTACGTACTGATGCTGTTGAAACTGAACGCGTGGAAAAAGATCGTGCATTAGAAGAAACGGAGAGAATTCGAATTGTCACATTAGCACAAATTGATAAAGAGCGTTCAATTGAAATCGAGAAGAAAAATATTCAAAATGTAATTAAAGAACGTGTTCAACTTGAAAAAGGTGTTGTAGAAGAACAACAAGGAGTCAAAGATATCGAGGTGTTTCGTGAAGTTGAACGTAAAAAACAAGCTGGTGTTATTGCAGCTTCACAAGAGGCCGAAGAACGTTTAATTTCAACTGTTAAAGCGGCTGAGGCAGATAAGATAGCATCTGAACAAAAGGCGGAGCAAGATGTTATATTTGCTGAATCAAGGAGAAAAGTTGCAGAGAAAAAAGCACAAGAATTACTAATAGATGCTGATGCGAAAAAAGAAGCATCCGTAAAAGAAGCAGAAGGCCGGAAGATTATTGCAGAAGCACAAGCAAAAGAAGATGCTGCTTTAGGATTATCGGAGGCTGAAGTAATGATAGCAAAAGCAGAAGCTACCCAAATCCAAGGTACAGCTGAGGCATCTATTATTGAGAAAAAAGCAGAAGCGAACCGTAAGCAAGGCTTAATGGAAGCAGAGGTAACGCGTGAAAAAGCGATTGCTGAAGCTACAGGAATTCAAGAAAAAGCGGAGGCCATGAAAAAATTAGATGGTGTTGGAAAAGATCATGAAGAATTTAAGTTACAATTACAAAAAGAAAAAGATATTGAATTGGCCCACATAGGCATTCAAAAAGATATTGCGGCATCACAAGCATCTGTATTAGCAGAAGCTTTAAAAACTGCAAAAATTGATATTGTGGGCGGTGAGACTATGTTTTTTGAAAATATTGTCCGTCAAGTATCTACTTCCAAAGGTTTTGACCATTTAATCAACAATTCAAAACATGCCACAGACATCAAAAACTCGTTGTTGGGTCCAGATGGAAAAGGTGATATTGCTGAAAAAGTGCGTGGCTTAGCGGATAAATATGGGATATCCTCCAATGATATCAAAAATCTAACCATCTCTGCTGCTTTGGTACAATTGCAACAAGCAGCCAAAAATGCTGACGATAGTGAAGATAGCAATTTCATCACCTCGCTATTCGGCTTAGCCAAAAACTTAGGGATATCCAATAAAAAGTTGATCTAA